Proteins encoded by one window of Desulfobacterales bacterium:
- a CDS encoding OmpH family outer membrane protein, with amino-acid sequence MKNIKLAIIALSMIILYASAGLCGDIAKIGIVDLQKILELSEAGKDAQEKLKKEKEKMEEDLSSRGAEIKNLQEKLERESLVISKEAKDEKERDLRIKIYDFKTLEKKYREDLQEIQGRILKKIRNELLEVIEDIGKKDGYLLIMESIGVLYAPNSIDITDKVIQQYNLNSSKNKNK; translated from the coding sequence ATGAAAAACATTAAACTCGCGATTATCGCACTATCTATGATTATTTTGTATGCCTCTGCTGGATTATGCGGAGATATTGCAAAAATTGGAATTGTTGATCTTCAAAAAATTCTTGAGTTGTCAGAAGCAGGCAAAGATGCCCAAGAAAAACTAAAAAAAGAAAAAGAAAAAATGGAAGAAGATCTTAGTTCTCGGGGAGCAGAAATAAAAAATCTTCAAGAAAAACTTGAAAGGGAATCTCTTGTTATAAGTAAAGAAGCAAAAGACGAAAAAGAAAGGGATTTACGAATAAAAATTTACGATTTTAAAACCCTTGAAAAAAAATATAGAGAAGACCTTCAGGAAATTCAAGGGAGAATCTTAAAAAAAATAAGGAACGAACTTCTTGAAGTAATTGAAGATATCGGTAAAAAAGATGGATATCTTTTAATCATGGAAAGTATCGGAGTTTTATACGCTCCAAATTCAATTGATATAACAGATAAAGTAATACAGCAATATAACCTTAATTCGTCAAAAAATAAAAACAAATAA